From the Simplicispira suum genome, the window CGCCGCGCACTGCCGGCCGTAGGCAAAGCCAAAGGCGCCATACAGCACCAGGAGCACAAAGTCGGCCGAAAAATGGGCACGGTAGAGCGCGATGCCGTGCGCCTGCCACTGCTCCAATACGCCTTGAAACGATGACGCTGTGAAAGAAAACTGCAGCCGCAAGATGCCCGGCTCCAGCGGTGCGAGATACACGGCGATGCCGATGAACACGGCCAGTGCTGCGAGGCCAAGGTAAAGAGGGCGAAGCATGGTGTCGAGGGCAGACGGTGTTGCGGGCTGTTTTTCAGGCAGGCAGATGGGGCACCACCTCGTGCCATTGTCCCGGTGCAAGGCCGTCCAGGCACCAGGGCCCGATCTGCACCCGCACCAGGCGCAGCGTGGGCAGGCCCACCGCAGCGGTCATGCGGCGCACCTGGCGATTGCGGCCCTCGCGCAGGGTGAGGGCAATCCAGTGTGTGGGAATCTGGGTACGTACGCGGATGGGCGGGTCGCGAGGCCACAGCGCGGGATCTGGCAGCAGAGCCGCCTCGGCCGGGCGCGTGATGCCGTCGCTCAGCCGCACGCCGGTACGCAATTTTTCCAACGCTGCTTCGTCGGGTGCACCTTCCACCTGCGCCCAATAGGTCTTGGGCAGCTTGTGGCGCGGGTCGGCAATGTGCGCTTGGAGTGCCCCGTCGTTGGTCAGCAGGAGCAGGCCTTCGCTGTCGCGGTCCAGCCGGCCGGCGGGATAGACGTTGGGGACGTCGACAAAGTCGCTCAGGGTCTGGTGCGTGCCGTCGCCGCTGAACTGGCTGAGCACGTCAAAAGGCTTGTTGAGCAGGAGCAGACGTGGCTCCGATGGCGCAGGCCGGGCTCTGCGCCGTACCTGGGGCTGCGCGGGGCGGGGGTGTGAGGGCGGCGCAGTCGCCATACCTGTGGGCCGCCGTTTTAGCTGCCCGTCAGCGCCCGGTAGGCGCTGCGTGTTTCGGGGGACACCGAGGCCACCAGTTGGGCGTGGGGCGTGTGGTGCCGCGTCAGCATGCGCGCCGACGCCACCGCGCGCGACTTGCAGAACCAGTGGCAACTGTGTTGCATGAGGAACAGTTCGGCAGAAATGAGAAAGGCACGGTCGCGCGGCGAACGCGCTGCATCGGTGCGCAGGGCGCGCGCGATGCCGTTGGCATGCACGGCCAGCAGCTTGCGCATATCAAAGCTGGCATGCGGCAGCAGGGTGCTGGCCCAGGGCAGCGAGAACGCCAGCGTACTGGCCCGCGCCTGGGCAGCGGGCACGGCGGCAAAATCGCGCGCCAACTGGGCGAACTGGGTGGCAAGCTGCGCTTCGCTGCCCTCCAGTACGGCAAATATCTGCGCCTGGCGCGCGGGATCGCTCTCGCCCAGGGCGCGCAGATAGCCTTGCGTCACGGTTTCCATCAGCTTTTCAATTTGCAGTGGGCCCAGGTGGTGGGCGAGCAGGGCAATGCGCTGGCGCTGCTGGTGGCCGTTGGCCATCAGCAGGCCGCTGCCACCCAAGAGCAGAAGAAGAAAAACGGGGTCCATGAATGTGCGTCGGGTTGAGGGCGATGCTGAATAAGTCACCGCGATGACGCGTGCCGTGCTTCGGGATGGGATGCAAGGGGGCGGCCCTCCGCGCGCGAACCGCAGTCATAGCGGCAGCTATGGCGAGGATTTGCAACGCCGCAGACCGCCCGAGGTGCGGATGCGCGGCGCGTAAGGGACTTGTTCAGCATTGCCTTAGATTTCAAGGTTGTCGATGAGGCGCGTCGGGCCCAGCCGGGCGGCGCCCAGCACCACCAGCGCATCGCCCGGCTTGGGTGCCAGCAGGTCACTGCGGCGGCGCACGCTCAGGTAATCCGTTTGCCAGCCGCGTGCATCGAGCTGCGCACGCGCCGCTTGCTCCAGCGCCTCGCGCTGCGCGGGCAGGGCATCGCCGGCAGCTTTTGCGGCTTCGCCCAGAGTGCGCAGCGCCCTGGACAGCGCAACGGCCTCGGCGCGCTCGGATGCGCTCAGGTAGCCGTTGCGCGAACTCAGCGCCAGGCCGTCCGGGGCGCGCTCGGTGGGGTTGGCGACGATGTCGATGGGAAGGGTAAATTGCTGCACCATGCGCCGCACCACCATCAGTTGCTGGTAGTCTTTCTGGCCAAACACTGCGATGCCACTCGTCTTGCCGGCAAACACGGCGGAAAACAGCTTCATCACCACCGTGCACACGCCGGTGAAGAAGCCGGGACGAAATTCGCCTTCCAGCAGGTCGGCGAGCTGCGAATCGGGCAGTATTTTGAAGGTTTGTGGCTCGGGGTACAAATCGCGCTCGCGCGGGGCAAACAGCACCTGGCAGCCGGCAGCGGCCAGACGCTCGCAGTCGGCGTCCCAGGTGCGCGGGTAGCTATCGAAATCTTCGTGCGGCAGGAACTGCAGTCGGTTCACAAAGATGCTCGCCACCGGCACTTCGCCCAGTTGCACGGCGCGGCGCATCAGGGCGATGTGGCCATCGTGCAGGTTGCCCATGGTGGGCACAAAGGCGGGGCGGCCGAGGGGGCCGAGTACGGCGCGCAGGTCGGAGATGCTGTGGACGATGTGCATGAAAAAGAAGGAATGGTCGAAAAACTACCAGGCGTGCAATGCGTCGTCGGGGAAGGTCTGGGCCTTGACGGCGGCCACGTAGGCCTCCATGGCGCCGCGCACGCTGCCGGCGTCCTGCATGAAGTTGTGCACGAAACGCGCCATTTTCCCCAGGTTCATTCCCAGCATGTCGTGCAGTACCAGCACCTGGCCGGCCGTGCCCTTGCCGGCGCCGATGCCGATGGTGGCGCACTGGGTCAGTTCGCTGGTCAGCTCGGCCGATAGCTGCGCCGGCACCATCTCCAGCACCAGCATGGCGGCGCCGGCATCCTGCAGCTCGCGCGCCTGGCGGCGCAGCGCCTGAGCGGCCTGGTCGGTCTTGCCCTGTACGCGGTAACCACCCAGGGCGTGCACGGTCTGCGGCGTGAGTCCCAGGTGGGCGCACACGGGAATGCCGCGCTCCACCAGGAACTGCACGGTGGGCGCCGTCCAGCCGCCGCCTTCGAGCTTGACCATGTGCGCGCCGGCGCGCATCAGGGCGCAGGCGCTGCGCAAGGCTTGTTCGCGGCTCTCCGCATAGCTGCCGAAGGGCAGGTCAGCAATCAACCAGGCGGTGCCCTGCACGCGGTGCAGGCCACGCGCCACGCTCTCCGTGTGGTAGACCATGGTCTCCAGCGTCACGCCCACGGTGCTCGGCAGCCCCTGGCAGACCATGCCCAGCGAGTCGCCCACCAGCAGGCATTCGACGCCCGCAGCATCGGCCACGGCGGCAAAGGTCGCGTCGTAGGCGGTCAGCATGGTGATTTTCTCGCCGGACTCACGCATCTGCTGCAGGCGCGGCAGGCTGACCGGGCGGCGCTGGGGCAGGGGCGATGCGGGAGGCAGGGTGCCGTAGGGCGTGCCTGCGGGCTGGACAGGCGGGGCAAGCGGTTCGGTCATGGCTGGCGGCGCTGAAACGATGGACCTGGGAGTGTAGTCGTGCCTCCTGTGCAGCTATTGCCCGGCCGCCGGATGTACCCCGCAGCCAGCGCTATGCTTGGCGCCCATGAACTCTTCTTTGGACACCCTTGAAGCCCCGCTGCGCGCGCAGGTGCTGCTGGACGTGGCCCGTGCACTGCAGGAAGACCTGGGCGCCGGCGACCTGACTGCGGGCCTGGTGCCTGCCCACCGGCGCGTGCGCGCCCGTATCCTGGTGCGCGAGGCGGCGGTGCTGTGCGGCGCCCCATGGGCTGAGGCCGCGCTGCGCACTCTGGACCCGGCCGTCGAACTCACCTGGCATGTGGCCGAGGGCGGACGCTGCGCTGCGGACCAGATGGTGCTTGAAATGCAGGGTGACGCCCGTGCCCTGCTCAGCGCCGAGCGCACGGCTTTGAATTTTCTGCAGATGCTGTCCGCCGTGGCTACGAAGACGCGCAGCTACGTGGACGCCGTGGCCGGCACCAAGGCGCACATCGTGGACACGCGCAAAACCCTGCCCGGCCTGCGCATTGCACAGAAATACGCGGTGCGGATCGGCGGCGGCACCAACCACCGCATCGGCCTGCACGACGCCGTGCTGATCAAGGAAAACCACATTGCCGCTGCCGGTGGCGTGGCCGCCGTGCTGCGCGCAGCGGCCGAGGTGGCGGCGCGCGCCGAATTCATCGAAATCGAGGTCGAAACGCTGGAGCAATTGCGCGAGGCGCTGGACGCTGGCGCGCGCATGGTGCTGCTCGACAACATGGACATCGCCACGCTGCACGAGGCAGTGCGCACCAATGCGGCGCACTCGGGCGGAGGCGCCATTCTTGAGATTTCGGGTGGTGTCACGCTGGATGGCCTGCGTGCGCTTGCAGAAACCGGGGTCGACCGCATCTCCACCGGAGCGCTGACCAAGGACGTGAAGGCCACGGACTTTTCGATGCGCATAGAAGTATGGTGAACAACCCCCTGCGTCGCCTTCGGCGCCTCCCTGCCGCCGTCAGAGACGACTGCTCTTCGGGCACGTCCAAGCCTGCGTCGGCAGGCTTGGAGCCGCGGCCCTCAGCCCCTTCTCTCGCTGCGCGGGAAGGGGGACGACGCCAGTGCGGCGGGGCGGCCCTTGCACGGCGTCCGCTGGCCTTGGCCCTGCAACTTCGACGTTTGGCCGGTGCAGTGAAGCACCCTGGAGCACTGAAATGAATTCTGTTATTGCCATTAAAGAGATCGAGTACGAACAGCCCCGCGAGGGCACGGACGGCTCCACCTGCTCCACCAAATACGCGTGGGCGCGCGTGCCCACCGAGCTGACGCAGGACGAGCGCGCTGCCACCAAGGACAAGATCCGCCGCCTGCTCAAGGAGAAGAACGCGGTGATGGTGTCGCACTATTACGTGCACCCCGACCTGCAGGACCTCGCAGAGGAAACCGGCGGCATCGTCAGCGATTCGCTGGAGATGGCGCGCTTTGGCCGCGACCACGCGGCGCAGACGCTGGTGGTCTCGGGTGTGCGCTTCATGGGCGAGACGGCGAAGATCGTCTCGCCCGAAAAGACCGTGCTTATGCCCGATCTGGATGCCACCTGCTCGCTTGACCTGGGCTGCCCCATCGACGCATTCAGCGCGTTTTGCGACCAGCACCCGGACCGCACGGTGGTGGTCTACGCCAACACCAGCGCTGCGGTGAAGGCGCGTGCCGACTGGCTTGTCACGTCGAGCTGCGCGCTCGACATCGTGCGCGCGCTCAAGGACGCCGGGCAAAAAATCCTGTGGGCGCCCGACCGGCACCTGGGCGCCTACATCCAGCGTGAGACCGGCGCCGACATGGTGATGTGGAACGGCGCGTGCATCGTGCACGACGAGTTCAAGGCCTTCGAGCTGGAAGCGCTGAAAAAAGACCATCCCGGCGCCAAGGTGCTGGTGCACCCCGAGTCGCCGCCCGACGTCGTTGCGCTTGCCGATGCAGTGGGTTCGACCTCTGCCATCCTGCGAGCGGCGCAAGAGATGGATGCGCGTGAGTTCATCGTTGCCACTGACAGCGGAATGATGCACAAGCTGCGCACGCTGAACCCCGACAAGGTGTTCTACGAGGCCCCCACCGCTGGCAACAGCGCCACCTGCAAAAGCTGCGCCCATTGCCCCTGGATGGCGATGAACGGCCTGGCCGGCGTGGCTCAGGTGCTGGAAACTGGCGCCAACACCATCCATGTGGATCCGGCCATCATCCCGCGCGCCCGCCTGCCGATTGACCGCATGCTGGCCTTTACCGCCGCGCTAAAGAAGGGGCAACCTGTAGCGGGGCTGGTGCCGAATATTGGTGCGGCGTAGAATTTGCTATTGTATTGATAGCTGTCAGCGCTTTCTACTTATGCGCTAGAGCCAATTTCTCATAAGAAGAATGCGTTCCCTGACTTCCTTCGGCTTGCTGCACCGTGCAAGGTCGTGCCTGCCGTGAAGCGCGTTTCCCCGCCAGAGGCCGAGACGGCCCGCATCGACTTTGCCCAGCCGCTGGATGCCGCCGCTCCGCGCCTGCGCTGTGCCTTTGGCGTACCGCGCCAGGTGCTGGTGGCGCAGCAGGTGGGCGAGGTTCGCGCCGTGCTCGATGCCGTGCATGCCGCCGCGCAGCAAGGCCACTGGTGCGTGGGCTATGTGCGCTACGAGGCGGCGCCTGCCTTCGATACCGCGCTGCAAACCTACACTGCAGACGGTCCGCTGGCCTGGTTTGCCGTGCACGATGCCCCCCAGCCCTGGCCTGCCGAGGAGCCGCAGGAGACGGCGCGTGTGGTGTGGAACAGCGGCCTGGAGCGCAGCGCCTTTGACGCCGCGCTGGGCCGCATCCAGCAGGCCATCGGCGCGGGCGAGCTGTACCAGGTCAACTACACCGGACCCCTTACCGGCGCGCTGCAAGGCAGTGCGGCGGCGCTGTTTGCCGCGCTGCAGCGCGCCCAGCCCGGCGGCTATGCGGCGCACATCGGTGCGGGAGGTGAGCAGGTGCTCTCCGTCTCGCCCGAATTGTTTTTTGACTGGCAGGACGCACCGGGTGGTGGCGATATTCTGGCTCGCCCCATGAAGGGCACGGCAGCGCGCGGCGCCACGCCCGAGGAGGACGCCGCCCAGGCCACCCAACTGCGCACCGCGCCCAAGGAGCGCGCCGAAAACGTGATGATCGTGGACCTGCTGCGCAATGACCTTTCGCGTATTGCCCAGCCGAACAGCGTGCAGGTACCTCGGCTGTTTCATACCGAACCGCTGCCCACCGTGTGGCAAATGACCTCTGACGTGCGCGCGCGCACCCGAGCGGGAGTCCGTCTCGCCGATGTGTTTGGTGCGCTGTTTCCGTGCGGCTCCGTCACCGGGGCGCCCAAGGTGCGCGCCATGCAGATGATCCGCAGGCTTGAGCCGGGGCCGCGCGGGGTGTACTGTGGGGCGGTGGGAGTGGTGCGGCCCGGCGGCCCGGCAGCTGCTGGCGGCTTGTATCCGGTGGCGGCCACCTTCAACGTGCCCATCCGTACGGTGGTGCTTCGCACAGGTGAGACAGATTCGGGTACGGCGGTGCGCGTCACTTGCGGCATCGGCAGTGGCATCACTGTGGACTCCAACTGCCAGGGAGAATGGAATGAGTGGCGCCACAAGCGCGCCTTTGTCGAGCGCGCCAGCGAGTCGTTTGACCTCCTTGAAACCCTGGCGTTGATAGAAGGCAAGTTCGATCATGCCGATCTTCACCTCGCGCGCATGGGTGAAGCCGCAGCGCATTTCGGCCTTCCATGGAACTTGCACGCTGTTCGACAAGAGCTGCAGATTGCCGCGCTCCAGTGCCACGTCGGTGCATGGCGCGTGCGCCTTTTGCTGTCGGTCGATGGAAGTGCGCGCGCCGAAACCTTTGCCATGCACCCCACGCCTACACCGGTGCACCTGCAGCTTGCAGGCGAGCCGCTGCGAGAGGCCGCCGGAGAATTTTGCCGCTACAAAACCACACGGCGAGCGCACTACGACGCTTTTGCTCCGTCGCAACCGGGCGTGTTCGACACGGTCCTCTACAACGAAGCCGGTGAAATCACCGAATGCACGCGCGGCAATGTCGCGATGCGACTGGAGGGTCGCTGGGTGACTCCGCCGCTCGCATGCGGCTTGCTGCCCGGGGTGGGGCGTGCACTGGCGCTTCGCTCTGGCAGGTTGGAAGAAGCCGTGGTCTGTCTCGAAGATGTCCCACGTGTCCAGGCGTGGGCTTTTGTCAATAGCTTGCGCGGGTGGCTGGATGCGAAGCTGGTGATACCCGTCGTCTGAACAGCAGATGCTTGTACTGCTTGATCTGCGTCTATTGGTTGCATATGCTACGTAAGCTATAAGCGTTGTAGCAGCGCAGCATTGACCGCCCAGCGCTGGATGGCGCAGACCAGACAGCAAACCTTCCTGGAGGCGATGGAATATGGCTTTTGCGGGGATGGCCCTTAGCGAAACCGACGGCAAGGTATTTCTGAGCGTGGAGCCGGTGGATCGGCGCGAGTGCGTCGATGCGATCGCGCTGCACGATTGGCTGGTGCTGGAAGGTTTCGGCGGATACCAGCTCCATCATGATGCGCTGGAGCGCGTCGCAAAAGACAGCGCTGTGGCGTCGTCCCGCTTTGTTCTGTTGGTTGCGCAGCGCAGTGACGCCGCCATTGGCATTCAGGTGGCGCTTGATGCCATGTCGGCGGCATTGACGATCCATCCTGCACAGGGCGGTCGGCCGGCGAACTCTGAAGACGTGATCAATGCCTTGACGCTGGCCGGCGTCGTCGCCGGTATCGACGAAACCGCTGTTGGGCAAGCCGTCGCAGCCGGGACCTGCGAGGGATTGGTCGTGGCGCGTGGAGCACTGCCTGAAGACGGCCACGACGCCGAGTTTGAAGAGCTGATTCCCGCAACGCCTGACCGAACCCCCAAGCTGGATGAAAATGGGCTGATCGACTACCGCGAACACGATGGCTTCGTCATGGTGCATACCGGTGCTTTGCTGATGCGCCGAAAACCGGCCACGCCGGGGACTGCGGGTTTTACCGTGCGCGGTGATGTTCTCGCGGCCAAACCAGGTCTCGATGAGCCTTTTGCGCCCCAACTGGCGGGTGCCAAGGTGTCAGACGACGACCCCAATCTGCTGCAGGCCTGCCTGACTGGCCAACCGGTGCGCGTGCACGGCGGCGTCATGGTGGAACCTGTGCTGCGATTGGCCGAAGTCAGCATGGCTACCGGCAATATCTACTATGAGGGGACGGTCCATGTCGAAGGCGACATTGCCCAGGAGATGAAGGTCGAAGCCGGCGGCGACATCGTTGTCGGCGGCTTGGTGGATGGCGGTCTGCTGCAAGCGGGAGGCGACATCAATGTGGCGGGTGGAGTCATCGCACATGCCAGGCTGCACGCGCAGGGGTCTATTGCCGCGCGTTTTGCCGAGGCATCGCTGCTCCATGCCGGAACCGTGATCGCAATCCATGACATGGCCATGGAATGCGAGCTGCAGTCTCTGAACCAGATTCTCATCGGTACCGGATCGCCGCGTCGCGGGCGGCTCATAGGCGGGCGCGCCACGGCCATGATGCTCATCAAGACGCCCTTGTTGGGGTCTCCCACCAGTGGCGTCACGCATCTGGTGCTGGGCGCCAACCCAGTGCTCGAAGCGCGCTACCGCGACTTGCTGGCGCGCCTGGAGCAGGAGCGGGTGGCGCAAGAGAGCTTGCGCAAGCTGATCGCCCAGCTGACCGCAAGCGGGGATCCCCGCAGCATGCTCGGTCGGGCTCAGGCTTCGCTGGACCATGCCTGCAGCACCCATGCCCAGACCCAGTTGCAGCGCGACGAGGTCGAGCAACAACTGGCCTTGTCGCGCAGCGCCACGGTCGAAGTGGGCGTGGGAGTGGTGGGCGCGGCAGACTTGGCCTTTGGTAAGGTGAACATGCCGTTACGCCGCGAATTCCGTGCAGGCAACTTCCGACTTGATGCGGAAGGCGTGCTTGTCTATACCGATGGCAGCGGCTATGCGGTGCCAGTACTGCCGTAGCGAAACGCTGTTGTCGCCCCACATCTATTGGTGCGGCGCCTCGATTCTTTGGTCCCCCCGACAGGAATCGAACCTGTATCTAGCGCTTAGGAGGCACTCGTTCTATCCATTGAACTACGGGGAGTCTTGCTGGAGATTGTAAGTGGGGCTGAGGCGCAGGCAGCGGCGTCTCGCGGGCCATCCGACGCGGTCATGCGAGTTGACTGGACCACAGGCCGCCAGCGTACTGCGAGCGCGAGAATGAAAGGCCCAAGCAGGCGAATGAAGTGCCCTGCTGGCGGCAAAATCCATCGGGTTATCGCGCGACGACGAGATGCCGTTCAGGTTATCTCACTTCCATTTCTCTTACATATGCCTGACAAATGACAGACATTTCATTCAGGGTTTTCGAGTCTTTCGGGGTACCGACTGCAGTGCTAAATTGCATACTGTTTCGCATGGGAAACGCCCTTTCTTTATATTTTAATGCAAGGGTTAATTGCGATTTTGATCGGTGTCGGCATTGCCCGGTGGACGACGAACTCTCATAGTCGCATTTCTTTGTAACTTATCGGGCGAGGCCTGGATTCTGTCCCGGCTGAATTCAACGAGGAGAGATATGTCGGATTCCAAACTCCAAAACGGTGAAATTCCAGGAATTTCTCGTCGCAATGCGCTGCAGCTCAGTGCAGGTACCTTGCTGACAACTTTTGGCGGATTGCAATGGGCTTACGCGGCCGATCAGCCAGCCATGGGTACCTGGCCTGAAGGGTCCAAGGGCGATACCGTGTATCTGGGTGCGGCGGTTCCTCTGACTGGCACCTACGCCGTTCAGGGTGCGGACGAGCTCAAGGGCTGGGAGCTGGCGGTTGAGCACATGAATACCAACCACGCGCTGATGAAGAAGCTTGCGCCCAAGGTGAACAACGGTGTGTTGGGCAAAAAAGTGGCGCTGGTGTTTGCGGATTCGGGCGCCAAGCCCAATCAGGCGCTGCAGTCGCAGCAGACCTTCATCAACAAGAACAAGGTCGTGTTGATGACCGGATCCACCTCGTCGGCGGTGGCTGTGGCGTTGAACAAGTTTGCCCAGCGCGAAAAAATCCTCTACATGCCTGGAATTTCCGGCTCCAACGACACCACTGGCAAGGATTGTGTCCGTTACGGCTTCCGGCAGGGATTTTTCGGAGAAATGGCAGCCAATGCCATTGGTCCGGTGTTGGTGAAGAATTTCGGCAAGAATCGCAAGGCTGCGTTCATGACGCCGGATTATACCTATGGTCACACCACGACCCAATCTGTAGCGGATTATCTGACCAAGGAGGCCGGATGGACTGTGGTGACAAATCAGGTGTCCCCGCTAGGTACGCAGGATTTCAGCCAATATCTCACCAATATCGCCAATTCGGGCGCCGAATTCCTGGTGAATGTCAATTGGGGTAGGGATGCTGTGTTGTCGAGCCAGCAAGCCAAGCAATTTGGCCTGTTGCCCAAGATGACTTTGGTTCTTCCGTACCAAATTCCTTTCTTTGCAAAAGAAGCGGGTGTGGAGATTAGTGAAGGGGTATTTGCCGCTACCGATTTCTGGTGGACGCTGGAAGACAAATATCCTCTCGCCAAGATGTTTGTTGAAGCCTTCCAGAAGAAATATGGCTATCGCCCGGAATGGGGCGCAGAAAACGCCTATGTCAGCTTCGCCCACTGGGCGCGCATGGTGACCGAGGCAGGCAGCTTCTATCCGCCCGACGTCATCAAGCAGTGGGAAAAGGGTGAAGTCATTCCTTCGTTGCTGGGCGATTTTGCCTACCGGGCGGAGGACCACCAGTACCTGCACCCCGTGGTCATCGTTCGTGGCAAGGCCAAGAAGGACATGAAAAATCCGGAGGACTTCTGGGAAGTTGTCGAAGTCGTGGATGGCGCCAAGGTCATCCAGCCCGCGAACGCCTTCGGCTGCAAGCTGGGCGACTACACCTGATCGGGTCGTTGGTTTGCCCCCTGCAGTCTCGCTGCGGTGGGGCGCCAGCGTCGTGTTTTGCCTCTCTTGAACAAGGTCTTGGCAGGAGCTTACATCTTGTTCGGTCTAGCGGTGGGTGGCTGTAGTTGTCTCAATTTTTGAATCCATTTGCGATGAGGGCAGATCAGCGTGATTAATTGGGCTAATTTCATCTCGCAGTTGTTCAACGGGCTGGTGTTGGGGGCGCTGCTGGCGCTGATCTCCTCCGGCTTGACGATCATCTATGGCACGCTGGGCGTGCTCAATCTTGCGCATGGCGCGATGTTCATGCTGGGGGGGTATGCGGGCTGGGTGGCGTTCACCTACACCGGCTCATTCGTCGTTGCCGTGATAGCCGGTTCGCTGTTCGTCGCGCTGGTTGGCATCGTGATGGAGCGGCTCATTATTCGCCACTTCTATAACCGACCCCACGAAGACCAGCTGCTTGTCACGTTCGGCCTGGGTATTGTGTTTGTTGAGCTGGTTCGCTTTGGTTTTGGCAGTCTGTCCAAATCGGTGCCGCCGCCGGCACCTTTGGTCGGGATCACCGACCTGGGCTTTATGGTGTATCCCACCTATCGCCTGGCCTTGCTGGGCATCATTAGCGTGGCGCTGCTAGCGCTCTACCTTCTGCTGTACCGAACCCGTCTCGGCATGATTGTGCGCGCAGGTATCGAAGACTCGGTGATGGTCGATTCGCTGGGGATCAACGTCTACAAGATATTTATGGTGGTGTTTGGCATTGGCGCCATGGCGGCGGGCTTTGCGGGCATCGTCAACGCGCCGGTAGTGTCCATTGCCCCGGACGTGGGGGAGGCCATTCTGGTGCAGACCTTTGTGGTGGTCGTCATTGGAGGCGTGGGGTCGTTCCCTGGGGCGGTGCTTGGGGGCTTGATTGCAGGCGAACTCATCAGTCTGACCTCGATGGTCAATCCCGCTTACTCCTATGTGATGCTTTTCGTCGTGATGACGCTGGTGCTGGTGTTCCGTCCGCGCGGATTGCTTGGCGCTGTAGGCCGCGAATAAACAGGATCTTGAGTAATGCGTAGACAAATTCCTTTCTTGGTCGAGGCCCTGACAATTCTGGGCCTCATCGCCGCACCATTTGTGCTGCCGCACCTGGGTTTTACGCCGACCACCATCAACCGCATCCTCGTATGGGGATTGGTGGGTATAGGCTTTGACCTGCTCTTCGGCTATACCGGGCTGCTGTCTTTTGGGCAGTCGGCTTTCTTCGGCAGTGGTGGCATGTTCGCCGCCTATCTGCTGACGCAAACCTCAATGCAAAGCAGTATTGGCGCTTTGCTGATCGGCACAGTAGCGGCGGGCGTGATCGGGTTTTTCATCGGTCTGATTGCTCTGCGGCGCACCGGTATCTATTTCGCCATGATCACCGTGGCGATTGCCGAGGTATTCTTTTTTGTTGAATTCAATCCACTGTCGGACTTTACTGGTGGAGAAAATGGTTTGCCCGGCGTACCTACGCCTATTCTGAATCTGGGTTTCACCATCATCGAGTTCAGCGACAACTTGTCCATGTACGCGTTCCTTGCGTTCTGGTATTTCGTCGGGCTGGTGATTGCGCTGCGCCTCGTGCGCTCGCCCTTTGGTCTGGTGCTGCGTGCCATTCGGGAAAATCCGCTGCGTGCCCAGGCGCTGGGCCACAACATCCAGCGTTACAAGTTGGCAGTGTTTGTGGTGGCCGCCATGTACGCGGGCTTTGCCGGTGGCTTGCTCGGCTTGATGCAAGGGTTCATGCCACCCGACGCCTTCATGTTCGCCACGTCGGGTGAGATCGTCATGCAGACGGCCATTGGCGGCGCAGGGACCTTGTTCGGACCCTTGCTGGGTGCTGCGGTGTGGCTCTACCTGAGTGATTTTTTCCAGACCGTGCTCAATCTCGGCGCTACCTGGCGACTGATTCTTGGCATTGTGTTCGTGTTGCTGGTGGTCTTCCTGCGGCATGGTCTGGTAGGCGCAATTTCTGACATTTATCGCCGGGTGCGCCAAGGCAAGCAGACGGCGCAGCCGCAATCTGTTGCTGCGGTCGCCGCACGCAAGCCCTTGGCTGCCAACCGCGC encodes:
- a CDS encoding pseudouridine synthase; translated protein: MATAPPSHPRPAQPQVRRRARPAPSEPRLLLLNKPFDVLSQFSGDGTHQTLSDFVDVPNVYPAGRLDRDSEGLLLLTNDGALQAHIADPRHKLPKTYWAQVEGAPDEAALEKLRTGVRLSDGITRPAEAALLPDPALWPRDPPIRVRTQIPTHWIALTLREGRNRQVRRMTAAVGLPTLRLVRVQIGPWCLDGLAPGQWHEVVPHLPA
- the panC gene encoding pantoate--beta-alanine ligase, whose protein sequence is MHIVHSISDLRAVLGPLGRPAFVPTMGNLHDGHIALMRRAVQLGEVPVASIFVNRLQFLPHEDFDSYPRTWDADCERLAAAGCQVLFAPRERDLYPEPQTFKILPDSQLADLLEGEFRPGFFTGVCTVVMKLFSAVFAGKTSGIAVFGQKDYQQLMVVRRMVQQFTLPIDIVANPTERAPDGLALSSRNGYLSASERAEAVALSRALRTLGEAAKAAGDALPAQREALEQAARAQLDARGWQTDYLSVRRRSDLLAPKPGDALVVLGAARLGPTRLIDNLEI
- the panB gene encoding 3-methyl-2-oxobutanoate hydroxymethyltransferase, with translation MTEPLAPPVQPAGTPYGTLPPASPLPQRRPVSLPRLQQMRESGEKITMLTAYDATFAAVADAAGVECLLVGDSLGMVCQGLPSTVGVTLETMVYHTESVARGLHRVQGTAWLIADLPFGSYAESREQALRSACALMRAGAHMVKLEGGGWTAPTVQFLVERGIPVCAHLGLTPQTVHALGGYRVQGKTDQAAQALRRQARELQDAGAAMLVLEMVPAQLSAELTSELTQCATIGIGAGKGTAGQVLVLHDMLGMNLGKMARFVHNFMQDAGSVRGAMEAYVAAVKAQTFPDDALHAW
- the nadC gene encoding carboxylating nicotinate-nucleotide diphosphorylase, translated to MNSSLDTLEAPLRAQVLLDVARALQEDLGAGDLTAGLVPAHRRVRARILVREAAVLCGAPWAEAALRTLDPAVELTWHVAEGGRCAADQMVLEMQGDARALLSAERTALNFLQMLSAVATKTRSYVDAVAGTKAHIVDTRKTLPGLRIAQKYAVRIGGGTNHRIGLHDAVLIKENHIAAAGGVAAVLRAAAEVAARAEFIEIEVETLEQLREALDAGARMVLLDNMDIATLHEAVRTNAAHSGGGAILEISGGVTLDGLRALAETGVDRISTGALTKDVKATDFSMRIEVW
- the nadA gene encoding quinolinate synthase NadA translates to MNSVIAIKEIEYEQPREGTDGSTCSTKYAWARVPTELTQDERAATKDKIRRLLKEKNAVMVSHYYVHPDLQDLAEETGGIVSDSLEMARFGRDHAAQTLVVSGVRFMGETAKIVSPEKTVLMPDLDATCSLDLGCPIDAFSAFCDQHPDRTVVVYANTSAAVKARADWLVTSSCALDIVRALKDAGQKILWAPDRHLGAYIQRETGADMVMWNGACIVHDEFKAFELEALKKDHPGAKVLVHPESPPDVVALADAVGSTSAILRAAQEMDAREFIVATDSGMMHKLRTLNPDKVFYEAPTAGNSATCKSCAHCPWMAMNGLAGVAQVLETGANTIHVDPAIIPRARLPIDRMLAFTAALKKGQPVAGLVPNIGAA
- a CDS encoding chorismate-binding protein yields the protein MKRVSPPEAETARIDFAQPLDAAAPRLRCAFGVPRQVLVAQQVGEVRAVLDAVHAAAQQGHWCVGYVRYEAAPAFDTALQTYTADGPLAWFAVHDAPQPWPAEEPQETARVVWNSGLERSAFDAALGRIQQAIGAGELYQVNYTGPLTGALQGSAAALFAALQRAQPGGYAAHIGAGGEQVLSVSPELFFDWQDAPGGGDILARPMKGTAARGATPEEDAAQATQLRTAPKERAENVMIVDLLRNDLSRIAQPNSVQVPRLFHTEPLPTVWQMTSDVRARTRAGVRLADVFGALFPCGSVTGAPKVRAMQMIRRLEPGPRGVYCGAVGVVRPGGPAAAGGLYPVAATFNVPIRTVVLRTGETDSGTAVRVTCGIGSGITVDSNCQGEWNEWRHKRAFVERASESFDLLETLALIEGKFDHADLHLARMGEAAAHFGLPWNLHAVRQELQIAALQCHVGAWRVRLLLSVDGSARAETFAMHPTPTPVHLQLAGEPLREAAGEFCRYKTTRRAHYDAFAPSQPGVFDTVLYNEAGEITECTRGNVAMRLEGRWVTPPLACGLLPGVGRALALRSGRLEEAVVCLEDVPRVQAWAFVNSLRGWLDAKLVIPVV